From a region of the Alnus glutinosa chromosome 1, dhAlnGlut1.1, whole genome shotgun sequence genome:
- the LOC133872901 gene encoding uncharacterized protein LOC133872901 — protein sequence MLVFFSRLIGEVLSDHLDLHHDSWIEVLSEMVQILKNHVKSYFRLDDNNSAHVEGLDFGLSRGYSKTRSSLHLNIYKPHFKDINVEDPAAVADASAKARATIPTHLCREQWSLI from the exons ATGCTCGTTTTTTTCTCGAGGTTGATTGGTGAGGTCCTCAGCGATCATTTGGACTTGCATCATGACTCTTGGATTGAGGTCCTAAGTGAGATGGtgcaaatattaaaaaaccatgTGAAG AGTTACTTCAGGTTGGATGATAATAATAGTGCACACGTGGAAGGTTTAGATTTTGGTCTAAGTAGAGGCTATTCAAAGACTCGCTCCAGCCTGCACTTGAATATATACAAGCCTCATTTCAAAGACATTAATGTTGAAGATCCGGCTGCGGTGGCCGATGCAAGCGCCAAGGCGAGGGCCACTATTCCTACTCATCTTTGTCGGGAACAATGGTCTTTGATCTGA
- the LOC133858896 gene encoding major allergen Pru ar 1-like — MGVFTYEAETTSVIPPAKLFKAFFLDADNLIPKVAPHAVKSAENIEGNGGPGTIKKITFGEGSQFKYGKHRIDEVDQENFTFGYTVIEGDALSDKLEKISNEIKILAAPDGGSILKSTSKYYTNGDHEIKEEQFKAGKENATGVFKAMESYLLANPEAYN, encoded by the exons ATGGGTGTTTTCACTTACGAGGCTGAGACCACCTCCGTTATCCCACCGGCTAAGCTGTTCAAGGCGTTTTTCCTCGATGCTGACAACCTCATCCCAAAGGTTGCACCTCACGCCGTTAAGAGTGCTGAAAACATTGAAGGAAACGGAGGGCCGGGAACCATCAAGAAGATCACCTTCGGGGAAG GCAGCCAATTCAAGTACGGGAAGCACAGAATTGATGAGGTTGACCAGGAAAACTTCACATTCGGCTACACCGTGATTGAGGGTGATGCTTTGAGCGACAAACTTGAGAAAATCTCTAATGAGATCAAGATACTGGCAGCCCCCGATGGAGGATCCATCTTGAAGAGCACCAGCAAGTACTACACCAATGGAGACCATGAGATTAAGGAAGAGCAATTTAAGGCTGGCAAAGAAAACGCGACGGGAGTTTTCAAGGCTATGGAGAGCTACCTCTTGGCAAATCCTGAAGCCTACAACTAA